From the Maniola jurtina chromosome Z, ilManJurt1.1, whole genome shotgun sequence genome, one window contains:
- the LOC123880221 gene encoding autophagy-related protein 9A produces MAHYRRDITYSALDNELTPPLARSAENTNTPTMITLDQEHDDTTNVIIHKVPQTKGGWTHIKDLDSFFTRMYRYYVRGGFYPMIMSDFFYLLQFIFIVWFSTFLIHCVDYPRLFRNDPKANRSEKLSLSDVIFPTSVCVSYISWTWWCLITLCSIIWLMRLAISFYHLFYAYDTKLFYNNALKIKECDLAWINWSTIQERVREAQAEHHMCVHKQEINELDIYHRILRFNNYMVAMVNKNLLPLQIQVPCIGDFHYLSRGLKWNLEFLLFYSPWSPWENCWQLRTAYKDHSKRMLLAKQLERQIVLLALVNLVLSPLIQAWQILYFFFNYAELVKRSPGSLGLRTWSLYARVTLRHFNELEHELQDRLNRAHKPATKYLASFNSPITTVIAKNIVFLSASVLGVLVVLSVYDEDVLTVEHVLTIITILGCVLAGARALIGEEERLGGACTGPARGEELLVQVLGHVHYLPAAWRGRAHTKDVAAHFQHLFQFRAIYILYELLSPLLCPIVLLSIRTRALDIVDFYRNFTVTVLGIGDVCSFAQLDIRRHGHPDWQTPGKCGDKGSNTQYNQGEGGKTELSLVAFSCRHPGWMPAEPTQRHFLRSLRQSMHHAIPNQNGLNKTMLGSYIQQSIFGTNTPLPAVLSYYQQQRQHYRLPEMDEMSDEEEAGVSRSSVGLAGAGSALGASVMGLEAPPELPDEARDMSVSTLHLYDLHLSQAQTQNVSACCTNNCSERNRGETRWESGESTPLLHRP; encoded by the exons ATGGCACACTACAGGCGCGATATTACGTATAGCGCGCTGGATAATGAGTTGACTCCGCCACTCGCCAGATCTGCGGAAAACACAAATACTCCGACGATGATTACTCTGGACCAGGAGCATGACGATACCACCAATGTTATCATACACAAAGTACCTCAAACTAAAG GAGGATGGACACACATAAAAGACCTCGACTCATTTTTTACAAGAAtgtatagatattatgttagGGGTGGTTTCTACCCCATGATTATGTCAGACTTCTTTTACTTATTACAGTTTATTTTCATTGTGTGGTTCTCAACATTTTTAATACACTGTGTAGACTATCCAAGGTTATTTAGAAATGATCCTAAAGCAAATAGAAGTGAAAAACTTAGTTTGAGTGATGTAATATTTCCTACATCAGTATGTGTAAGCTACATATCTTGGACTTG GTGGTGTCTCATCACGCTCTGTTCTATAATTTGGTTGATGAGACTAGCCATAtcattttatcatttattttatgcatatgacacaaaattattttataataatgctttaaaaattaaagag TGTGATTTAGCATGGATCAACTGGTCTACAATACAGGAAAGAGTAAGAGAAGCCCAAGCAGAACATCACATGTGTGTCCACAAACAAGAAATCAATGAATTAGATATTTATCATCGAATACTCAG GTTTAACAATTACATGGTGGCGATGGTCAACAAGAACTTACTGCCTTTGCAAATACAAGTGCCTTGCATTGGAGATTTTCATTATCTATCGAGGGGATTGAAGTGGAATTTagagtttctgttatttt ATAGTCCATGGAGTCCGTGGGAGAATTGCTGGCAACTCCGTACGGCATATAAGGACCACTCGAAACGCATGCTACTCGCCAAACAGCTGGAACGACAAATTGTACTATTGGCCTTGGTCAACCTGGTTCTGTCACCGCTGATTCAGGCCTGGCAGATACTGTACTTCTTCTTCAACTATGCTGAG TTAGTAAAACGTTCGCCGGGATCGCTAGGACTGCGTACTTGGTCGCTATATGCGCGAGTGACGCTGCGGCATTTCAACGAATTAGAGCATGAACTTCAGGACAGACTCAATCGCGCGCACAAGCCAGCTACCAAGTATTTGGCCAGCTTCAATTCGCCCATCACCACTGTTATTGCCAA AAACATAGTGTTCTTATCGGCGAGCGTGCTAGGCGTGCTCGTGGTGCTGTCGGTGTACGATGAAGACGTGCTCACGGTCGAGCACGTGCTCACTATCATCACGATACTGGGCTGTGTGCTAGCTGGGGCAAG GGCTCTAATCGGGGAGGAGGAGAGGCTAGGCGGCGCGTGCACAGGTCCGGCGCGCGGCGAAGAGCTGCTCGTGCAAGTGTTAGGTCACGTGCACTACCTGCCAGCGGCTTGGAGAGGCCGCGCGCACACTAAAGACGTCGCCGCACACTTCCAACACCTTTTCCAGTTTCGAGCG ATATACATACTATACGAGCTTCTCAGTCCGCTGCTGTGCCCGATAGTGCTCCTCTCTATACGCACGCGTGCCCTGGATATTGTAGACTTCTATAGAAACTTCACTGTCACGGTTCTTGGCATTGGGGATGTATGCTCATTCGCTCAG CTCGATATTCGACGTCATGGACACCCCGATTGGCAAACTCCTGGAAAATGTGGAGATAAAG GGTCCAATACGCAGTACAACCAAGGCGAAGGTGGCAAGACAGAACTATCCCTGGTGGCGTTCTCGTGCCGCCATCCCGGCTGGATGCCTGCCGAGCCCACGCAGAGGCACTTCCTACGTTCCCTTCGCCAGAGCATGCATCACGCGATACCCAATCAGAACGGCCTG aatAAAACTATGCTGGGTTCCTACATTCAACAGAGTATATTTGGCACCAATACACCTCTACCTGCAGTGTTGTCTTATTACCAGCAACAACGTCAGCATTACAGGCTTCCC gAAATGGACGAAATGAGTGACGAGGAGGAAGCGGGGGTTTCCAGGAGTTCAGTTGGGTTGGCGGGGGCCGGCAGTGCCTTGGGAGCCAGCGTTATGGGGCTCGAGGCGCCCCCTGAGTTGCCAGATGAGGCGCGCGACATGTCTGTCAGTACTCTGCATCTGTACGACTTGCATCTCTCGCAG GCACAGACACAGAATGTGTCAGCGTGCTGTACGAACAACTGTAGCGAGCGAAACCGCGGCGAGACCCGATGGGAGAGCGGCGAGAGCACGCCTTTGCTCCACCGCCCATAA